A genomic region of Lagopus muta isolate bLagMut1 chromosome 19, bLagMut1 primary, whole genome shotgun sequence contains the following coding sequences:
- the RPL35 gene encoding 60S ribosomal protein L35, with the protein MAKIKARDLRGKKKEELLKQLDDLKVELSQLRVAKVTGGAASKLSKIRVVRKSIARVLTVINQTQKENLRKFYKGKKYKPLDLRPKKTRAMRRRLNKHEENLKTKKQQRKERLYPVRKYAIKA; encoded by the exons ATG GCCAAGATCAAGGCCCGAGACCTgagggggaagaagaaagaggagctgctgaagcagctggACGACCTCAAGGTGGAGCTGTCACAGCTGCGGGTGGCCAAGGTGACGGGCGGAGCCGCCTCCAAGCTGTCCAAAAT CCGCGTGGTGCGTAAGTCCATTGCCCGAGTCCTGACCGTGATCAATCAGACTCAGAAGGAGAACCTGCGAAAGTTCTACAAA GGCAAAAAGTATAAGCCTCTCGATCTGCGGCCAAAGAAGACTCGTGCCATGCGGCGCAGGTTaaataaacatgaagaaaacCTGAAGACCAAAAAACAGCAGCGAAAAGAACGTTTGTACCCTGTCCGAAAATATGCCATCAAGGCATAA